Proteins from one Oscillatoria nigro-viridis PCC 7112 genomic window:
- a CDS encoding 6-carboxytetrahydropterin synthase, producing the protein MQCIINRRAQFSASHRYWLPELSEAENFERFGPTARAPGHGHNYVLYVSMIGELDEYGMVLNLSDVKHVIKREVIKDLDFSYLNEAWPEFEQTLPTTENIARQIWLRLAPHLPVSKIQLFEHPELWAEYLGNGMEAYLTLSTHFSAAHRLARPDLSFEENSEIYGKCARPNGHGHNYHLEVTVKGEIDARTGMIADLGALQKAVDDYVVEPFDHTFLNKDIAYFEKVVPTAENIAVRIGQLLRSPVRELGAELHKIKLIESPNNSCEIYGADLEEVVAQSQQPEAVLAAV; encoded by the coding sequence ATGCAGTGCATCATCAATCGTCGGGCACAGTTTTCGGCGAGTCACCGGTACTGGCTGCCGGAGTTAAGCGAAGCCGAGAACTTTGAGCGGTTTGGCCCAACTGCCCGCGCACCGGGACACGGACACAATTACGTCCTTTACGTTTCCATGATAGGCGAACTCGACGAGTACGGCATGGTGCTCAACCTGTCTGATGTCAAGCACGTCATCAAGCGGGAAGTTATCAAGGATCTCGATTTTTCCTACCTTAACGAAGCGTGGCCGGAATTTGAGCAGACTCTGCCAACTACCGAAAACATAGCACGGCAAATTTGGCTGAGGCTAGCCCCTCATTTACCTGTGAGTAAAATTCAATTGTTTGAACATCCCGAACTTTGGGCTGAATATTTAGGAAACGGAATGGAAGCTTATCTAACTTTGTCCACTCATTTTAGCGCCGCCCATCGGTTGGCTCGTCCCGATTTGAGTTTTGAAGAAAACTCGGAAATTTACGGCAAATGTGCTCGTCCCAACGGTCACGGTCACAATTATCATTTAGAGGTGACTGTTAAAGGGGAAATTGATGCGCGGACTGGCATGATTGCTGATTTGGGAGCTTTGCAAAAAGCCGTTGACGATTATGTTGTTGAACCCTTCGATCACACTTTTTTAAATAAGGATATTGCTTATTTTGAGAAAGTTGTGCCGACTGCGGAGAATATTGCGGTTCGGATCGGGCAATTGTTGCGATCGCCCGTTCGGGAATTGGGCGCAGAGTTGCACAAAATTAAGCTGATTGAAAGTCCGAATAATAGCTGTGAAATTTACGGCGCTGATTTAGAGGAAGTGGTAGCACAAAGTCAGCAGCCGGAAGCGGTTTTAGCTGCGGTTTAG
- a CDS encoding tetratricopeptide repeat protein: MSAILTAESMRSIARSLTTKHQFLLNELTFMRVSNVALLTLAALASHNLTANTSANPAAHPISPQTPQASNFVDAVNNTESRRAESISEPETIAHEQFSSNTTASRRAESISESETIAHEQFSSNTTASRRAESISEPETIAHEQFSPRIAVQSPTGLLVAAAQPDSSAGAKTKANTAAISGDELTKSLQETWLAKLIQTGVESNPQVREVLAFISPSSGSAESGYGFNTTITLLNILLILGTVFPPVTIAFFWMMRRLVIKHLVADANKRLQGIGVLESELINSSQLTQKLRDELEAQIGAAKQSIDFLTRETELSKSSVEQIETLKSQFIMHLQVLLKEVDEKKSQIVREISQVPAVVAKEALKSAPQPALNNSPNSQTPPASDENLIADDYIKQAEGLYFQGNYDEALVCLEKAVLANKNLDEAWYWRGNVLIRLQRPEEALACYDQAISIKPDNYELWYNKAHLLGKLHRYEEAIACYERASSSESRKYGCWHSIAALLAKLQHYEEAIASYDRALAIKATDSEIWHNRGAMLAKVQQYAAAVESYDRALAFNPNRYETWYNRGNMLWRLLRYSDAIDSYDRAICIRPDKYEVWYNRAAVLGKLQRYQESIESYDKAIAIKPQDFEVWHNRGAAFDKLSQHEAAIASYESAITLNPECYEAWFAKGESLAKLQRNEEAIAAYEKAIAIKPDSYDAWRHVGIALSALKRYEEAMAAYDRAIAIKPENAEAWRDRGAIVSELKQDTDKVDSGEKET, from the coding sequence ATGTCAGCTATTTTAACTGCTGAGAGTATGAGGTCGATCGCCCGATCGCTGACAACCAAGCACCAATTTCTCCTAAATGAGTTGACGTTTATGCGCGTCTCAAATGTAGCTCTCTTGACTCTGGCTGCCCTCGCATCCCACAATTTAACTGCTAATACTAGCGCCAATCCTGCTGCACATCCTATTTCTCCTCAGACACCGCAGGCTAGCAACTTTGTTGATGCGGTAAATAATACTGAATCGCGTCGGGCTGAGTCAATTAGCGAGCCTGAGACGATCGCCCACGAACAATTTTCCTCAAATACTACTGCATCGCGTCGGGCTGAGTCAATTAGCGAGTCTGAGACGATCGCCCACGAACAATTTTCCTCAAATACTACCGCATCGCGTCGGGCTGAGTCAATTAGCGAGCCTGAGACGATCGCCCACGAACAATTTTCCCCGCGAATTGCTGTACAATCGCCGACAGGTTTGCTGGTAGCGGCCGCTCAACCCGATTCATCTGCTGGTGCAAAAACCAAGGCGAATACTGCTGCTATATCCGGCGATGAACTAACAAAATCTTTACAAGAAACCTGGCTGGCTAAATTAATCCAAACCGGGGTTGAAAGCAATCCTCAAGTTCGCGAGGTTTTAGCTTTTATCTCCCCGTCTAGTGGCAGTGCTGAATCTGGATACGGTTTTAATACTACCATAACTCTGCTCAATATTTTGCTAATTCTCGGTACTGTATTTCCACCAGTGACAATTGCCTTTTTTTGGATGATGCGACGGCTGGTAATCAAACACTTGGTTGCTGATGCCAATAAAAGATTGCAGGGCATTGGTGTATTGGAATCGGAACTGATAAATTCCAGCCAACTGACTCAAAAGTTGAGGGATGAATTAGAAGCGCAAATAGGTGCAGCTAAACAATCCATTGATTTTTTAACTAGAGAAACTGAACTTTCCAAATCTTCGGTCGAGCAAATTGAGACTCTCAAATCTCAATTTATCATGCACCTGCAAGTTTTGCTGAAAGAAGTTGACGAGAAAAAATCTCAAATTGTTCGAGAAATTTCCCAAGTTCCCGCAGTTGTTGCCAAAGAAGCTCTCAAAAGCGCACCTCAACCGGCATTAAACAATTCCCCAAATTCGCAAACTCCACCTGCTAGCGACGAAAATTTGATTGCTGACGATTATATCAAGCAAGCCGAAGGGCTTTATTTTCAAGGCAATTATGATGAGGCATTAGTCTGCTTGGAAAAAGCTGTTTTAGCTAATAAAAATTTGGATGAGGCTTGGTATTGGCGCGGAAATGTGTTAATCAGATTGCAGCGCCCGGAAGAAGCACTCGCCTGTTACGACCAAGCAATCTCGATTAAACCAGATAACTACGAATTGTGGTATAATAAAGCGCATTTGCTAGGCAAATTGCACAGGTACGAAGAGGCGATCGCCTGTTACGAGCGAGCCAGTTCGAGCGAATCCCGAAAATACGGTTGTTGGCACAGTATAGCGGCTTTGTTGGCTAAATTGCAGCATTACGAAGAAGCGATCGCCAGTTACGATCGCGCCCTCGCTATCAAAGCAACAGACAGCGAAATTTGGCACAACCGAGGCGCGATGCTGGCCAAAGTACAGCAGTACGCAGCAGCAGTCGAATCTTACGATCGCGCTCTGGCTTTCAATCCCAACAGATACGAAACTTGGTACAATCGAGGCAATATGCTGTGGAGACTGCTTCGCTACAGCGATGCTATTGATTCTTACGATCGGGCGATCTGCATCCGGCCGGATAAATACGAAGTTTGGTACAATAGAGCCGCTGTACTCGGAAAATTGCAGCGATATCAAGAATCGATCGAATCCTACGACAAAGCAATAGCCATCAAACCGCAGGATTTTGAAGTGTGGCACAACCGAGGTGCAGCTTTCGATAAACTGTCGCAGCACGAAGCAGCAATTGCATCTTACGAATCAGCAATTACCCTGAATCCGGAGTGCTACGAAGCTTGGTTTGCCAAAGGGGAATCTTTGGCAAAATTGCAGCGCAATGAAGAAGCGATCGCAGCTTATGAGAAAGCGATTGCTATTAAGCCTGACTCCTACGATGCTTGGCGTCATGTGGGGATAGCTTTGTCAGCATTAAAGCGGTATGAGGAAGCAATGGCAGCTTACGATCGAGCTATTGCCATCAAACCAGAAAATGCCGAAGCTTGGCGCGATCGCGGCGCAATTGTATCAGAATTAAAGCAGGATACAGACAAAGTTGATTCCGGGGAAAAAGAGACTTAA